The sequence below is a genomic window from Nakaseomyces glabratus chromosome F, complete sequence.
GTTAGACTACATAACAAGCGCTACTATTAAGAATAGTGCGGTTATCGAGGATATCATAAAATGTACCCTAAAGGAGCTGGCATTGAAAAATCATAATAACGTTGATCTAAAGGCTGATCTAGAATTAGCTTGCAATAAGTTGGGCTATAAACTTGACTCAGAAGGTAATATTTCTAAGCTAAATACTATCAAGCTACTGAGCTCTGCAACGAGCAGATCAAACTCGGTTACAGAATCTCTGAATCATCTGTGCAGAGACTGGAGTGACTATTATAAATGTGAACGTGATCCCCTTACTGAATACATCATTGAGAGAATAAattctataaatattaaaggAAAAGATATCTTAATAGTGGTTCCGGGTTCTGGTGTAGGTAACATTGCATACAATTTATCTCAGAAGTTTCCAGAGGCAAAAGTAGATTCCATCGAATTGTCTTCCTATATGTTCATATGCAACAGATATGCACTAACTAGCAGTAACGATATTAGTATTAGTCCATTTGCATTGTATTACTCTGGCCAGACAAGTGCAAAAAACCAAACTCGAGAATTGAATGTAAACCTATCCAATGTATCTGAGAGAGAAAATCTTTACCCATATTGGGCTGATTTTAGACTATATCCCTCTACtctagaaaagaaatatgacTACATTATTGTTTGTACTGCATACTTCATCGATACTGCTGAGaatttatttgaatatttcaaCTCCATTGAAAATCTGTCAGAGCACTGTAACAAAGACCTTCATTGGATAAATATTGGACCTTTAAAATATGGTACTCGACCAAAGGTACAGTTGACTGTAGAGGAATTAACCAAATTACGTAAGTTACGTAATTGGAAGGATCTTCATACACAAACAGTTTTGGACTATGATGAAAAACTAAATGGATACTTAACCGATTACGAGGGCCTGTACCAAGGCTATTATGGATTGACAAAATTCCATACTGTCTGCAGGAAGTGATTTACTTCCATGTGTTTTCATGTGATTTCTATGATTCCATTCTAGTCCAAAGGGCAACCCTAAACACTTTTGACAAATAAACACAACTTGTATAACATAAGTCATATAGATATACATATATTCGCATAACTAATGGATCCAGAACAGTGAATTTGTTGCTGTAGCAGGAAGCAAGGTCTTATCCAGTTCTtccttattattttcagtATTTTCGAACAGCGGTGCGACTAGGTTATATTGCTCTGCTACTAGCGTTGGCGTCATACATGAACCAGCACCGCCAAGCTCTGATGTGAAAGATAGGTAGCCGTGTTTCTTAGAcaattcttctttgaatttgtcCACCTCTGTTTGTGGAACGTCTTTATTTAGAACGGTGAAAGCACAACCACCACCGCCTGCTCCAGTTAGTTTGGTAGCACCAATACTGTTTGTTATGGATAGATTCCTAATAATTTCCAACCCAGGATGTGAAACCCCAATGGCTACTAATAGACCGTGATTAATATTGACAAGGTCTAGAAGTCTTTCATAATTGCTGTCATTTCCACCAATGCCACTATTCAATATATCTACACTTTCCAAAGCGAGCTCTCCCATTGCTTTTATGACATGATCTTGAATGACCTTCGgatatttatttgataagTCTCGTACTGAAGAGACCAATACTTTGGTGGATCTTGGAATTCTAGTATACGTGAGTACCATTGGGATCTTGAGCTCATGAAACTTATCCAAAAATTCGAAGTCCGTGGTACCATCGGCACTTCTCTTGAATAGTACTGCATTACCGTAAGTGGCTACCGCATTGTCTATACCCGATGGAGTACCGTGTATACATTTTTCACCAATGAATGCCCACTCATTAATAAGTGCTTTATCCTCCCCTGACAAACTCTCCCCAGTAACTAGCTTACCACCCAATCTAAGCATGGCCATGGCCAAAGACACGGATATAGCTGCACTTGATCCCAGCCCTGCTCCGATCGGCAACGTTGATTTAACTGAGAATTTGATGTTAGTTGCAGATGGGCATAGTGTACAAAACAAGTACAGGAAGCAAAAAGCAGCATGATAATGCAAAGACTCCTTCAGTGGTTCCAGAATAACATTCAGCAGGCCCACTAACTCCTCATTTAGGTTCTTCGTATCTTCACGAGCGGCTTGCAACAACGCAGTCTCACGCAAAACCGGCTCCAGCTCCTTGCGCTTCCATACGTGGTCAAATCCAATGTCCGGGAAACTTAGCTCAATTGAGTCCTCAGCATTAGAACCTGCTGGCGAGACCAACAAATAAGTTCTTAAAGATGAGACACTTGCAGCAACAGCAGGCTCATTATAAACCGCGGAATGCTCTCCAAACAGAATAACTTTACCAGGAGCAGAGACCAGAAATGGCAAGTCCCGCTCTACAGTCATACTTCTACAATTTGCTCCTCTACAGTTGCGATGAGTTGCCCCATTGTCCTTCTACTACCTCATCGCTGCTtcttatataattt
It includes:
- a CDS encoding uncharacterized protein (CAGL0F03839g~Ortholog of S. cerevisiae : YMR209C, C. albicans SC5314 : C1_09520C_A, C. dubliniensis CD36 : Cd36_08980, C. parapsilosis CDC317 : CPAR2_301660 and Candida tenuis NRRL Y-1498 : CANTEDRAFT_116651), translating into MGDGTATIVVTIAVICMSLLRRYKPFREWVAKAAERSLRVIKNKDELYLTTPELTLHKSRPSASARPFEEYVNALESMKGYLKSSQKITSMVNNRAKELSRKELSQLKDIGYFSKLDYITSATIKNSAVIEDIIKCTLKELALKNHNNVDLKADLELACNKLGYKLDSEGNISKLNTIKLLSSATSRSNSVTESLNHLCRDWSDYYKCERDPLTEYIIERINSINIKGKDILIVVPGSGVGNIAYNLSQKFPEAKVDSIELSSYMFICNRYALTSSNDISISPFALYYSGQTSAKNQTRELNVNLSNVSERENLYPYWADFRLYPSTLEKKYDYIIVCTAYFIDTAENLFEYFNSIENLSEHCNKDLHWINIGPLKYGTRPKVQLTVEELTKLRKLRNWKDLHTQTVLDYDEKLNGYLTDYEGLYQGYYGLTKFHTVCRK
- the ERG12 gene encoding mevalonate kinase (CAGL0F03861g~Ortholog(s) have mevalonate kinase activity and role in ergosterol biosynthetic process, farnesyl diphosphate biosynthetic process, mevalonate pathway, isopentenyl diphosphate biosynthetic process, mevalonate pathway), which produces MTVERDLPFLVSAPGKVILFGEHSAVYNEPAVAASVSSLRTYLLVSPAGSNAEDSIELSFPDIGFDHVWKRKELEPVLRETALLQAAREDTKNLNEELVGLLNVILEPLKESLHYHAAFCFLYLFCTLCPSATNIKFSVKSTLPIGAGLGSSAAISVSLAMAMLRLGGKLVTGESLSGEDKALINEWAFIGEKCIHGTPSGIDNAVATYGNAVLFKRSADGTTDFEFLDKFHELKIPMVLTYTRIPRSTKVLVSSVRDLSNKYPKVIQDHVIKAMGELALESVDILNSGIGGNDSNYERLLDLVNINHGLLVAIGVSHPGLEIIRNLSITNSIGATKLTGAGGGGCAFTVLNKDVPQTEVDKFKEELSKKHGYLSFTSELGGAGSCMTPTLVAEQYNLVAPLFENTENNKEELDKTLLPATATNSLFWIH